The following are encoded in a window of Dysidea avara chromosome 4, odDysAvar1.4, whole genome shotgun sequence genomic DNA:
- the LOC136252307 gene encoding protein NLRC3-like, with product MEKKTSCFLSSHHQLRCKPELEDLVLYSEKISTCWKQLAQELSLPPDTVDTIDINHDEVINKCYDMFKMWLRMTSDTCWCHIVNALRKVRLYEAAEGIETKLAGRSNRLTWGWGQSNDDAHLEEKKPSNFNVEPHNVTAVQIDNDLESKVVINASNQNDQLVSSYGIGPGSNMESGGWLHLLQDNLKRWYQGMKYNKCVADKIMWSTFPIFPCIGYQCVLHDSLQPSQLPYKTYTSCLKTLQNLQDLFDPLNSASQESNPDEYGPRSILVEGHCGVGKTTLCMEMCVQWAEGHLFTPEELVLLLSLHDPSVHEITSDLQLAEYFTKSANMQVRLVEYLENCERAGVTIVIDGYDLLSSEFQESCYLKELIEQRKLPKAKVIVTSKPFASINFHYLVDRRIELFELETSHRNKLIAIALKDFPSSYERLQKHLYQYPNMDRLSHMPRYMAILMFLCLQHPGCLPSTASDMLKLFLLYIINHQLKATENIDEISDLPQFAQEAFKKLDQFAFTALRESKEVFLESELPEICRDDVTCYGLVHSVQSCNSAGQMKVVDQDLLVYLAARNVAVMPNNEMADCFRVSLPTLLESYHSSTPVGLSTKLHRMWSLVFEMSQLSNMLFSAESLFANTGTCASISEFIGDLYTHSDSGQAQEFKIGNGLQIHARGFTTMETEAERLLKQAKEEPFTSCLCLFQYFQGLYEFDEVMSHTFNSGVLDFSNKCLLPYQVELIAALLASLETVNGLLLSGCHIGDYGVYLFCQYLYVRDLSFNTVDLCGNNLTAASSSLISDLINHLNPHSLVLCFNNMSDIGIEDVGAAIVNNKNVKVLDISGNGITIKGTQAISGMIMILEVLDISNSDFGDDGASVLSKALSRTTTLKTLAIKQCNISEAGTIAIATALTCNCSLTVLLMNGNAIGNLGASKLSFALCHNSTLKELSLTGDQTIDYAAASELLLAVLYENNTLSDLDLPEEVNSQELLYREVETFFDDRPRARPLNLSFW from the exons ATGGAAAAGAAAACTTCTTGTTTTCTTAGTA GTCACCACCAGTTGCGGTGCAAGCCGGAATTAGAAGACCTAGTACTTTACTCTGAGAAAATATCTACTTGCTGGAAACAGCTAGCTCAGGAACTGTCACTACCTCCAGACACAGTGGACACCATTGACATCAACCATGATGAGGTCATCAACAAGTGCTATGACATGTTCAAGATGTGGTTGAGGATGACAAGTGACACTTGTTGGTGTCACATAGTCAATGCCTTGAGGAAAGTGAGGTTGTATGAGGCTGCCGAAGGGATTGAAACCAAGCTAG CTGGTCGATCAAACAGACTCACATGGGGATGGGGACAGAGCAATGATGATGCACACTTGGAAGAAAAAAAGCCATCGAATTTTAATGTAGAACCACACAATGTCACTGCTGTTCAAATTGACAATGATTTGGAGTCGAAAGTAGTCATCAATGCTTCTAACCAG AATGATCAGTTAGTTTCATCATATGGTATTGGTCCTGGTAGTAACATGGAGTCAG GTGGCTGGTTGCATTTACTTCAAGATAATCTCAAAAGGTGGTATCAAGGGATGAAGTACAATAAATGTGTTGCTGACAAAATCATGTGGTCCACATTTCCAATCTTCCCCTGTATTGGTTATCAGTGTGTGTTACATGACTCCTTGCAGCCATCACAGTTACCTTATAAAACATACACTTCTTGCCTGAAAACTCTCCAGAATCTCCAGGACTTATTTGATCCCTTGAACAGTGCTTCACAAGAAAGTAATCCTGACGAATATGGACCGAGGAGTATTTTGGTTGAAGGACATTGTGGGGTTGGCAAGACAACACTCTGTATGGAAATGTGTGTGCAGTGGGCTGAGGGTCATCTCTTTACACCTGAAGAACTGGtattactactgtcactacatgATCCCAGTGTTCATGAAATAACTTCAGATCTTCAACTGGCAGAATACTTCACAAAATCTGCCAATATGCAAGTACGTTTAGTAGAGTACTTAGAAAATTGCGAACGTGCTGGAGTAACAATTGTTATTGATGGCTATGATCTACTTAGTTCAGAATTTCAAGAAAGTTGCTATTTGAAGGAACTGATTGAGCAAAGGAAGCTCCCAAAAGCAAAAGTAATTGTCACATCCAAACCATTTGCAAGTATTAATTTTCACTACCTTGTAGACAGAAGGATTGAATTATTTGAACTAGAGACATCACATAGAAATAAACTCATTGCTATAGCTTTAAAGGATTTTCCATCATCCTATGAACGTCTACAGAAACATTTGTATCAGTACCCCAACATGGACAGATTATCCCACATGCCGAGATACATGGCCATCCTTATGTTCCTGTGTCTGCAGCATCCAGGCTGCCTGCCCTCCACTGCCAGTGACATGCTAAAACTCTTTCTGCTTTACATTATTAACCATCAGCTAAAAGCCACTGAAAATATTGATGAAATTAGTGATCTTCCACAATTTGCTCAAGAGGCCTTTAAAAAATTAGACCAATTTGCATTTACAGCCCTAAGAGAAAGCAAAGAGGTGTTCTTAGAGTCAGAGTTACCTGAAATATGCAGGGATGATGTCACGTGTTATGGTCTGGTGCATTCTGTGCAATCTTGCAATTCAGCAGGACAAATGAAGGTTGTTGACCAAGATTTACTGGTGTATCTTGCTGCTAGAAATGTTGCTGTTATGCCTAACAATGAAATGGCAGATTGTTTCAGAGTATCTCTACCCACCCTCTTAGAGTCATACCACTCCAGTACTCCCGTTGGCTTGAGTACCAAACTTCATAGAATGTGGAGTTTAGTTTTTGAGATGTCACAACTCTCTAACATGCTTTTTTCTGCAGAATCTTTGTTTGCCAATACTGGCACATGTGCTAGTATATCAGAATTTATTGGTGACTTGTATACACATTCTGATAGCGGTCAAGCCCAAGAATTTAAAATTGGCAATGGCCTACAAATTCACGCACGTGGCTTTACTACCATGGAAACTGAAGCAGAGAGATTATTGAAACAGGCCAAAGAAGAGCCTTTCACAAGCTGTCTCTGTCTATTCCAATATTTCCAAGGGCTTTATGAATTTGATGAGGTTATGTCTCATACATTTAACAGTGGTGTTCTTGACTTTAGCAATAAATGTCTCCTTCCATACCAAGTGGAATTGATAGCTGCACTCTTGGCATCTCTCGAGACCGTAAATGGATTGCTTCTATCCGGTTGTCACATTGGTGATTATGGAGTGTATTTATTCTGTCAGTATTTGTACGTCCGTGATCTAAGCTTTAATACTGTTGATCTTTGTGGCAATAATCTTACTGCAGCTTCTTCATCTCTTATTAGCGATCTCATTAATCATCTTAATCCACACTCATTGGTACTGTGTTTCAATAATATGTCTGACATTGGTATCGAGGACGTTGGTGCTGCTATTGTTAACAACAAGAATGTAAAAGTACTAGACATTTCAGGCAATGGGATCACAATAAAAGGGACACAGGCTATATCTGGGATGATCATGATCTTGGAAGTACTGGACATCAGCAATAGTGACTTTGGTGATGATGGAGCAAGTGTTTTATCCAAAGCACTAAGTCGTACTACTACATTAAAGACTTTAGCTATCAAACAATGTAACATTAGTGAAGCTGGGACTATTGCAATTGCAACTGCCTTAACTTGCAACTGTTCATTAACTGTTTTGTTGATGAATGGTAATGCCATTGGAAACCTTGGGGCTTCAAAACTATCATTTGCACTTTGCCACAACTCTACGCTAAAGGAACTTTCACTAACTGGAGACCAAACAATAGACTATGCTGCAGCTTCTGAGTTACTACTAGCTGTGTTATATGAGAACAACACTTTATCAGATCTTGATCTCCCTGAAGAAGTGAACAGTCAAGAATTGTTATATAGAGAAGTTGAAACATTTTTCGACGATAGACCCAGAGCTAGGCCCCTAAATTTGTCCTTCTGGTAG